One Lucilia cuprina isolate Lc7/37 chromosome 4, ASM2204524v1, whole genome shotgun sequence DNA segment encodes these proteins:
- the LOC111683569 gene encoding HSPB1-associated protein 1 has product MNQNDIKPLNLREIILNTRQPIVLKQFSLNWSCFQVGLDEWCKTFDALNSNVANFERIAKNVAEEPQWERKRQTIQMTAGQFLKEHSKDCDYWSGLNYKRRHELPAKCTNGIDFSAFGFPQAADDSTLWLSSKGANTPCHYDSYGCNIVVQVFGRKSWLLFPPNTLLTTTRIPYEESSIYCKEKFYCPPLLNVKEYVEKYKNLPHHVILEPNDVLIVPKHWWHYVEALDISLSVNAWIPLECDLQQQIEECIVKYLIENIIKDCANETKKYVMNPNQLLAFNTKEELFEILKYLLKKSVENVNNKKEETMYDYHYLKEDQVEELLQNFTNIKKVPSLPAIEFEKLLKTNALRYATHAESNSNENTLDYVEEILINSICSPQIVKAIKEEFFQRYKQ; this is encoded by the exons ATGAACCAGAACGATATAAAACCATTAAATTTAagggaaattattttaaataccagACAACCGATTGTCTTGAAACAATTTTCTCTTAATTGGTCTTGTTTCCAAGTTGGTCTAGACGAGTGGTGTAAAACATTTGATGCACTAAATTCTAATGTAGCAAATTTTGAGCGTATAGCAAAAAATGTTGCTGAAGAACCGCAATGGGAACGTAAACGACAAACAATACAAATGACTGCCGGACAATTTTTAAAGGAACATAGTAAAGATTGTGATTATTGGTCTGGTTTGAATTATAAACGTCGACATGAATTACCAGCTAAATGTACAAATGGTATAGATTTTTCCGCCTTTGGATTTCCACAGGCGGCTGATGATAGCACTTTGTGGTTAAGTTCAAAAGGTGCCAATACTCCTTGTCATTATGATAGTTATGGCTGTAATATAGTTGTACAAGTTTTTGGAAG AAAATCCTGGCTATTATTCCCACCCAATACACTGCTTACTACCACTCGAATACCTTATGAAGAGTCTAGCATctattgtaaagaaaaattttattgtccCCCGCTTCTAAATGTAAAGGAGTAcgtggaaaaatataaaaatctaccTCACCATGTTATACTAGAACCTAATGATGTTTTAATTGTACCAAAACATTGGTGGCATTATGTAGAAGCTTTAGATATATCGCTAAGTGTTAATGCTTGGATTCCCTTGGAATGtgatttacaacaacaaattgaggaatgtattgtaaaatatttaattgaaaacattatAAAAGATTGTGCAAATGAAACCAAGAAATATGTTATGAATCCAAATCAG CTTTTAGCCTTTAACACAAAAGaagaattatttgaaattttaaaatatctcttAAAGAAATCAGTGgaaaatgtaaataacaaaAAGGAAGAAACCATGTAtgattatcattatttaaaagaaGATCAAGTGGAAGAACTATTACAAaactttacaaatattaaaaaagttccATCATTACCAGCAATAGAAtttgaaaagttattaaaaacaaatgcaTTACGTTATGCTACTCATGCTGAGAGTAATAGTAATGAAAATACTTTAGATTATGtagaagaaattttaattaatagcaTATGTAGTCCGCAAATAGTAAAAGCAATTAAAGAAGAATTTTTCCAACGCTATAagcaataa
- the LOC111683564 gene encoding programmed cell death 6-interacting protein, translated as MSKLLGVPLKKPSEVDVEKPLNNLIQSTYSGATAEAKETYKTAVQQFARQRNSSIWKFFEKYESSLEIVYAYYDQICMLETKIPVNELQIPFKWKDAFDKGSIFGGRISLTHTSLLYEKVCVLFNIAALQSHVAATQSMDSDEGLKLALKLLQQSAGIFQYLKGAVPAAVPSEPTPDLNQDTLTCLQALMISQAQEVFIMKAIKDNMKENIIAKLCCQCEEFYADVLRAMQKESVRSLWEKEWIPTIAGKQAGFHALTQLYQSLACRAAKKIGEEIARLRNAVDLFKAAQTRSGNPSYLEEYFNKAKRNLAESTKDNDLIYNEMIPDINTVASPGKAQLAKPLPLATPMAKDFDDIFKELVPVELHRALQASDMRKNEIINTEIMKLREATQTLNGVLASLNLPAAVETTDGGSGLPPSLIEKANEVRQKGGVESIQTHLKELPELLNRNREILDETERLLDEERDSDNQLRSQFKEKWTRISSDKLTEMFRTNAKKYREVINNAVAADKIVREKFEKNQKGIELLSMPIEQLQQSMPAAGGSVDPNCASVQKLKHLMEAVETIKAERDAIESELKSATFNMKDEFLEALRKDGAIDEPALSLKRIGETLNPLQGQVKESVERQQSLVTDIQVAHSEFVAETGSSGNSRDTLCQELATAYDSFIELLGNLKEGTKFYNDLTELLVVFQNKISDFCFARKTEKEELLKDLTTESSRQAPGPTPSLPSHYSSTSGSGSDTLSAATSAPAVPTAAATGNIPYPQAVQGMPMPYGAGPNVPYPSYVPPPMPQSFNPYATLPYPGNAYQYAGFPQGPPPGHYGTYPGSFANQQGGYPNQKPPGW; from the exons ATGTCTAAATTATTGGGTGTGCCACTGAAAAAGCCCTCCGAAGTTGATGTGGAAAAACCCCTAAACAATCTTATACAAAGTACATATAGTGGAGCTACCGCTGAGGCAAAGGAAACCTATAAGACAGCTGTGCAACAATTTGCTCGTCAACGAAATTCATCGATatggaaatttttcgaaaaatacgAATCTTCATTGGAAATAGTATATGC cTACTATGATCAGATTTGTATGCTGGAAACAAAAATACCAGTTAATGAACTACAAATACCCTTCAAATGGAAGGATGCTTTTGATAAGGGTTCAATATTTGGTGGCAGAATAAGTTTGA CCCATACTTCGTTGTTATATGAGAAAGTTTGTGTACTTTTCAATATTGCTGCTTTGCAAAGTCATGTTGCTGCTACCCAATCTATGGATAGCGATGAGGGACTTAAATTGGCCCTAAAGCTTTTGCAACAAAGTGCAGGCATTTTCCAGTATTTAAAGGGTGCAGTGCCAGCAGCTGTACCATCAGAGCCAACACCCGATCTAAATCAGGATACATTAACATGTTTGCAGGCTTTAATGATTTCTCAGGCCCAGGAAGTGTTCATAATGAAGGCAATTAAGG ACAATATGAAAGAAAATATCATTGCAAAACTATGCTGTCAATGTGAAGAATTCTATGCTGATGTTTTGAGAGCCATGCAAAAGGAATCTGTACGTTCGTTGTGGGAAAAAGAATGGATTCCCACCATAGCAGGCAAACAAGCTGGTTTTCATGCCTTGACACAACTCTATCAGAGTTTAGCTTGTCGTGCAGCTAAGAAGATTGGCGAGGAAATTGCACGCCTACGAAATGCTGTAGATCTGTTCAAAGCAGCTCAAACTAGATCCGGAAATCCTTCATATTTGGAGGAATACTTCAATAAGGCTAAACGTAATTTGGCCGAATCAACAAAGGACAatgatttaatttataatgaaatgatACCAGATATTAATACTGTAGCTTCACCGGGCAAGGCCCAGCTAGCAAAGCCACTACCTTTAGCCACACCAATGGCTAAAGATTTCGATGATATATTCAAGGAATTGGTACCAGTCGAATTGCATCGTGCCTTGCAGGCTTCCGACATGCGCAAGAATGAAATCATCAATACGGAAATAATGAAATTACGAGAAGCTACACAAACTTTAAATGGTGTATTGGCTAGCCTTAATTTGCCAGCTGCAGTTGAGACCACCGATGGCGGTTCTGGTCTGCCTCCTTCATTAATCGAAAAAGCCAATGAAGTTCGCCAGAAAGGTGGCGTTGAAAGTATTCAGACCCATTTAAAGGAATTGCCCGAGTTGTTGAATCGTAATCGTGAAATTTTGGATGAAACTGAAAGATTGTTAGATGAAGAACGTGATTCCGACAATCAATTACGTTCACAATTCAAAGAGAAATGGACACGTATCTCGTCTGATAAACTCACCGAAATGTTTCGTACCAATGCCAAGAAATATCGCGAAGTTATTAATAATGCTGTAGCTGCTGATAAGATTGTACGTGAGAAATTCGAGAAGAATCAAAAAGGTATTGAACTTTTATCCATGCCTATCGAACAATTACAACAATCCATGCCAGCTGCCGGTGGAAGCGTAGACCCCAACTGCGCCAgtgtacaaaaattaaaacatttaatggaAGCTGTTGAAACCATTAAGGCCGAACGTGATGCCATTGAATCTGAATTGAAATCAGCTACGTTCAATATGAAAGATGAATTCTTGGAAGCTTTACGTAAAGATGGTGCTATTGATGAACCGGCTCTATCGCTTAAGCGTATCGGTGAAACCCTAAATCCATTACAGGGACAAGTTAAAGAAAGTGTTGAGCGTCAACAGTCTTTGGTCACTGACATACAGGTAGCTCATAGTGAATTTGTTGCAGAAACTGGCTCAAGTGGCAATTCTCGCGATACTTTGTGCCAAGAATTGGCCACTGCTTACGATAGTTTCATCGAGTTATTGGGAAATCTCAAAGAGGGCACCAAATTCTATAATGATTTGACCGAATTACTGGTTGTGttccaaaataaaatatctGATTTCTGTTTTGCACGCAAAACCGAAAAAGAGGAATTACTCAAAGATTTGACAACCGAATCTAGTCGCCAGGCACCAGGACCTACACCATCGTTGCCATCACATTATTCCTCAACATCGGGTAGTGGAAGTG ATACTCTTTCGGCAGCAACATCAGCTCCAGCTGTACCAACTGCTGCCGCCACCGGTAACATACCCTATCCACAAGCTGTTCAAGGTATGCCTATGCCATATGGTGCTGGACCCAATGTTCCATATCCATCATATGTACCACCACCAATGCCACAAAGTTTCAATCCTTATGCTACATTACCATATCCAGGAA ATGCCTATCAGTATGCTGGTTTTCCACAAGGACCTCCACCTGGACATTATGGCACTTATCCTGGCAGCTTTGCTAATCAACAGGGAGGTTATCCAAATCAAAAACCACCAGGCTGGTAG